CTCAAGCTGCCGATGAAGAAGCGCTGGGACGAGACCCAGCTGTGCCTGGACCTGTTCGCCGAGCGCGCCGGGCGCCCGCTGCAGATCCGCGCCAAGCAGCTGTACCACGACCGCGAAGAGATCACCGTGCTGGCGATGCCGGCCTGAGGCGCTGCGCCGGTCGTCGCGATCACGCGTCGATGCGAAGCACACACTGAGGCTTCTAGCGCATTCGGCTCGGACGCTTACAGCTGGCGCGGTGTTGTGGGAGCGACTTCAGTCGCGACGGGCATTACCAGTAAAGCCCGTCGCGACTGAAGTCGCTCCCACAAAAGAAACTCGCGCTGGCCTTGGCCATCCGCGGGCACGGATCCACCGCGCCGCTACAGCACGATGCGCTTGCCGCCCTCGCGCGCCGAGCGGTGGATCGCATCGATCACGCGCATGTCGCGCAGGCCTTCCTCGCCCGGCGCGCGCAGCGGCGTGCCATTGAGGATCGCCAGCGCGTCCTCGTCCATCTGCAGCGCCTGCTGGTGGCGCACCGTCGCCTCGAACACGCGCCCGTCGCTGGCGCGGCCGCGGATGCCGTCGTAGCTCTGGAACGGCGCCAGTTCGTACCAGCCGCGCTCGCACTCGGCGCGCAGCCGGTTCATGGTGCGGCCGAAGCTGGTGGCGCAGTCGGCCACCACCTCGTGCGGGAATTCCAGCTTGAACTGCATGTGCTCGTCGACCTCGTCGAACAGCGCCGGGCGGTCGGTGCTGCGCGTGGCGCTGACCGCCAGCGGCTCGGCGCCCACCGTGTAGCGCGCCGCGTTGAGCGGATACACGCCCATGTCGTACATCGCGCCGCCGCCGAACTGCGCGCGCAGCCGCCACGGCCGCTGCGCCGGATCGGTGTCGCCGTAGCCGTTGTAGCCGGCCTCGGCGCGCACCGTGCGCATCGCGCCGAACGGGCGCTCGCCGGCCAGGGCGATGATCCGCCGCGTGTTCGGCTCGTGCTGCATGCGGTAGCCGATGCTCAGCCGCACCTTGTTGCGCGCGCAGGCGGCGATCATCGATTGCGCCTCGTCGGCGTGCATCGCCATCGGCTTCTCGCACCACACGTGCTTGCCGGCGGCGGCCGCGCGCAGGGTCAGCGGCGCGTGCAGATGGGTCGGCGTGACCACGTAGACCACGTCGATGTCCGGGTTGTCGGCGATGCGCTCCAGGTCGTCGTAGCTGTAGACGTTGCGATCGGGAATGCGATGCCGCGCCTGCCACTGCGGAATCTTGTGCGGCGAGCCGGTGACAATGCCGGCCAGCCGGCAATGCTTGGTCAGCGCCAGGCCGGGCGCCAGGCGGTTGCTGGCGTAGTCGCCCAGGCCAACCAGCGCCACCCCCAGCGGCTTGGTGCGCTTGCCGCGCGTGGTCGCCCACAGCGGCGATCCCAACAGGCCTGCGCCCACCCCGGACAGCCCGGCGAGCAGGACACGGCGACGACTCGGCGAGGACAGCGACATGCGGATCTCCCTGATGGCCGGACACGAAGTGCCGAAACCTTAACGCATCCCCCGCCCGGCGATGTGAGCGCTATCCCGGTGCCGCCGGTGCGTCTGGCACACTCCCCGGCCCCTGCTTCGCACCGGATCGCGCCATGCCCGCTCGCCTGCCGTTCCTCGCCGCCAGCGGTGCCGCGTTG
The Xanthomonas sp. AM6 DNA segment above includes these coding regions:
- a CDS encoding Gfo/Idh/MocA family oxidoreductase, whose amino-acid sequence is MSLSSPSRRRVLLAGLSGVGAGLLGSPLWATTRGKRTKPLGVALVGLGDYASNRLAPGLALTKHCRLAGIVTGSPHKIPQWQARHRIPDRNVYSYDDLERIADNPDIDVVYVVTPTHLHAPLTLRAAAAGKHVWCEKPMAMHADEAQSMIAACARNKVRLSIGYRMQHEPNTRRIIALAGERPFGAMRTVRAEAGYNGYGDTDPAQRPWRLRAQFGGGAMYDMGVYPLNAARYTVGAEPLAVSATRSTDRPALFDEVDEHMQFKLEFPHEVVADCATSFGRTMNRLRAECERGWYELAPFQSYDGIRGRASDGRVFEATVRHQQALQMDEDALAILNGTPLRAPGEEGLRDMRVIDAIHRSAREGGKRIVL